The stretch of DNA GAaggagttgatgatgaagaagaacttgagGAAGTTAGAGCTCCGTTCGCCAAAGTTAGATCGTAACTGATATATACATACGTGGTTCGTATTAGTGAGTTTTCTTATAACTGCGGCTCTATTCTTGGTGGATCTCTGAGTCTGAGCTTGAACGATGTGTTGGACAGTGATTGTGCTACTTGTATAGTTTGaaagaaattttagttttagtgtTTGTTAGGTTTGGTTATGTGTAAAGTTTTttgacttggagaaggagaaaccCATTCGGTTTTGGTTCatcttgatttgatttggtCTGGTTCGATATACTAATTGCATCATcgttttaaaaccaaaagattattattaaaacttgGTCACATTACTATATTTAATGTGCACGCTAAAATGATTTATTAAGGCAAGCTATATTGATCAAGAAATGATTTATTAAGGCAAGCTATACATGTGTAGTTGCGTAGAGTGTTACGTAAACATGCGATTGAGCATCACAAACTTCAGACGGCACTTCTTCATTGAAGTGTCATGTTCTTGTTGAGATCTAAGTCCAAAAGAGGCTTTTGTAGACTTGCGTGTGTCACAAACATATGTGTGTTCTGCTGTTTTCTATTTGTTAATTTCCAATTAAACACTTGTGGTCAATACTGTATTTATAACATTATTAACCTTTCAAAACTAGGATGAGCAGTTAGTTAACTCTGCCCCACCCTATTTATTCCGTaactttatttttcatttttcttctatttactattacaatttttttatataaaaatttctattttgcgtctctctaaatatatatccatatatatgatatgacaGTGTTAATCTATTTAGTCTGCCTTAGCAATTGCATGCTAAAATATGGGTTGCTTGATGCTTAGAGTATATATGTACGATAGGTGTCTAGTTtgtgtgtgtgcgtgtgtgtTAGATTTGTTCAATGACACAAATGTTTTGAGCGACTACTTGATCTAAAAAGAGAGGTTGAAGTTGTGGTACTTAGTTTCCATATATATGAACCAGGTACAGATCATCTTCAAAGATACACTTTGGGCTTGGACGATTTAGTAATGGACGCAGTAGCTGAGACcttaacacaaaagaaaaaatatatatatcgaatAAAAGGGAATATGGACGAAGAGATATATAATGGGAATTTTGTTTAATGTACCATATTTCCCACAAAACTTTTCAAATGTACCACAATCAAGATTCCTTTTCTGATCTACCATAATGTGAGATAAAATGACGTTTTTGCCCTTCTGCTAATATGATAAATCTCGTAGACAAGTTGAGGAGTACAAACTTGTCCATTAGCTTAAATTATTTGTctataacataaataaataaatgattagtTGTCTCTATTTTGTGCGAGTTTAAAACTGGTCCACcgagttaataaaaatgttgtttaCTAGAATTTTTGTGAATTATCTAGTGCATGACAAATTTAATAGAGGACAAGTGGACAAGTGGACATTGTGGACAAGTGTAAAACTTGTCTATCGAGTAAATAAAGTATTGTCTTTGTAAAATAACTTGTCCACGATAAGATTTATAGTGGACAACCTGATGCGTTTAATTGGTCTATCGATCTTGCAAAGAGAAGCGGAAGACTATGCCAACGACGAACGTCAGATCCGGTAGTGAAAGTAAGACCAGCGACAGAACTAAAAAGCAAGGGCCAAGAGATATATATGAGGAGGCGATCTGGCGGTTCCGGTTCGTCCGGCGAAAGAGCTCTGATGAAAGAGCTCCGGCGATGGCGGTGGTAAGAAGAGCTCCGAGAAGAACCAGGCTGAGAAGAACCAGACGAAGACATGGCGGTTactgattctcttcttcttccactcactggttcactcttttttttgctggtgtttgaaaaaaaagaaaaaaaagagcgaaagaaaatagagaagaagaacggaagcaaagagagagagttaaagTGAAAATTGAGAAGGAGAATggaagcaaagagagagagagttaaagttaaagaggtaattaaaaacaaagaaacattttgttttttagtcaAACAAATGGAGGATACAATAGTCATTTTGGATGAGCAGATTTGgtagattgaaaaaaaatttaagaatgtggTACATTGAAAAAGTTTGAGTTTCAAATGTGGTATAATTGTTAAATATCTCATATATAATCGCAATATTAAAAGtgatattttgaagaaaaaacatttctcTTATAAAGTGTATTATATCACACAAATGGATGAATAtggatttacatatatatatatatatatatatatatatatgtactttagTTGCAAAGAGTGTATGTATAGNAGtattttaaccccaaaaaatgaaaaatatttaaaaacaaagttttgcTAAGATATCTCCAAATTTGGGCTTTTCTAATTGGTAAAACGAATAAGCCCAAAATTGGGCCTTTTTGATAAAAACACTCATAAGATTAGTCGTATTCGAAAGTGTAATTGATGAAAACTTGAAATGGTATAAATAACACAAAGACGAAGAGGATTCAAAGACTTTTcgtgtttttggaaaaatcaaaatcttcaaagacgtaaaagaaagaaaatgaagaggcTGATGAACATGTTCAAGCGAAAGCCTGATCCGAAGCAAAAGCTCCGAGATTGGCAGCGGAAGCTACGCCAAGAATGCCGTAAAATCGAACACCAAATTCGAGGTATTCTCGAAGTTTCTAGTAAAAGTTTCGATCTTTGAGAGTTTTGGTCACTTATATGATGATTTAGATTGATGGGTTATGATCAAAATCCGATTTTGTGAAGTAATGATCGAATGGTTTATGAGAGTATATTgaatggtgttcttagaattgGATTCTGGTTGTTTCTTGGGTTTGTgtattagggttttgttttaacTGAGTGAGTTTGTTTtcagatatagagagagaagaaagaaaagtaaagaaagataTTAAAGACTCAGCGAAGCGGAATGATATGGCCACTGCGAAGGTACGAAAAGGATGAAACTTTATCAGCAAATCTGATCAATTACGAAAGATGTTGAAGTTTTAAAGAttggttaagtttttttctctgttttgtgtgtgttttaaagGGACTTGCTAGGGAAATAGTGAGTTCTAGAAGAATAGTGAAACGACTTTATGAAAACAAAGCTCACTTGAATTCGATATCGATGCATCTTGGGGAGACTGTTGGTAAAATGATCAAAAAAGCTTTACATTGTGGTTTTCATCTCAAGTCAAGTCGTAAGATGTGTTTATTTAGATTTCTTTTGCGTCTTTTAGGAACTGCGATAACAGTTGGGAATATTTCGAAGAGCACTGAGGTTATGAAGCTTGTTATTATACTCATGAAAGCTCCGGATTTGGCTGTGACAATGCAGGAGTTCAGCAAAGAGCTCACTAAGGTACTCTGTATGATCATATTAAGCATATGTATCTTAACAAGTTTTTTCTGATGTGGGGATTTATGTAGGCTGGGGTTATTGGAGAGTTTGTGAGTGATGCGGTTGATGATACCTTAAATTCTGAGGATATGGAAGAGGATATCGAGGAGGAGGTTGAGAAAGTGTTGACTGCCGTAGCTGGAGACACTGCAGCTAAGCTCCCTGAAGCAGTTAGGAAGGGAAAGATAAATGTACCAGCTCAAAAGGTGAAAACTTCACGTGAGGCAAGGATCTTCCACAGTTGAATGATTTGCAAGATGGTATATTTACTGACAGGGGAGATCAAAGTCTGAAAAGTTTAATGTATTGCAGGAAGAGACAATTGCAGAaggagttgatgatgaagaagaacttgagGAAGTTAGAGCTCCGTTCGCCAAAGTTAGATCGTAACTGATATATACATACGTGGTTCGTATTAGTGAGTTTTCTTATAACTGCGGCTCTATTCTTGGTGGATCTCTGAGTCTGAGCTTGAACGATGTGTTGGACAGTGATTGTGCTACTTGTATAGTTTGaaagaaattttagttttagtgtTTGTTAGGTTTGGTTATGTGTAAAGTTTTttgacttggagaaggagaaaccCATTCGGTTTTGGTTCatcttgatttgatttggtCTGGTTCGATATACTAATTGCATCATcgttttaaaaccaaaagattattattaaaacttgGTCACATTACTATATTTAATGTGCACGCTAAAATGATTTATTAAGGCAAGCTATATTGATCAAGAAATGATTTATTAAGGCAAGCTATACATGTGTAGTTGCGTAGAGTGTTACGTAAACATGCGATTGAGCATCACAAACTTCAGACGGCACTTCTTCATTGAAGTGTCATGTTCTTGTTGAGATCTAAGTCCAAAAGAGGCTTTTGTAGACTTGCGTGTGTCACAAACATATGTGTGTTCTGCTGTTTTCTATTTGTTAATTTCCAATTAAACACTTGTGGTCAATACTGTATTTATAACATTATTAACCTTTCAAAACTAGGATGAGCAGTTAGTTAACTCTGCCCCACCCTATTTATTCCGTaactttatttttcatttttcttctatttactattacaatttttttatataaaaatttctattttgcgtctctctaaatatatatccatatatatgatatgacaGTGTTAATCTATTTAGTCTGCCTTAGCAATTGCATGCTAAAATATGGGTTGCTTGATGCTTAGAGTATATATGTACGATAGGTGTCTAGTTtgtgtgtgtgcgtgtgtgtTAGATTTGTTCAATGACACAAATGTTTTGAGCGACTACTTGATCTAAAAAGAGAGGTTGAAGTTGTGGTACTTAGTTTCCATATATATGAACCAGGTACAGATCATCTTCAAAGATACACTTTGGGCTTGGACGATTTAGTAATGGACGCAGTAGCTGAGACcttaacacaaaagaaaaaatatatatatcgaatAAAAGGGAATATGGACGAAGAGATATATAATGGGAATTTTGTTTAATGTACCATATTTCCCACAAAACTTTTCAAATGTACCACAATCAAGATTCCTTTTCTGATCTACCATAATGTGAGATAAAATGACGTTTTTGCCCTTCTGCTAATATGATAAATCTCGTAGACAAGTTGAGGAGTACAAACTTGTCCATTAGCTTAAATTATTTGTctataacataaataaataaatgattagtTGTCTCTANaaaaaatttaagaatgtggTACATTGAAAAAGTTTGAGTTTCAAATGTGGTATAATTGTTAAATATCTCATATATAATCGCAATATTAAAAGtgatattttgaagaaaaaacatttctcTTATAAAGTGTATTATATCACACAAATGGATGAATAtggatttacatatatatatatatatatatatatatatatgtactttagTTGCAAAGAGTGTATGTATAGACACAATTATGTATCTTGAATTTGTAGACGACAAAATTTTCTTCAACGAAGTGTTGTCATGTTTCTGTTGTggtctaaattttaaaattctagtATGTGCAATGCATAAAGCAAAGGCGTTGTATTGatgataaaaggaaaaaaatgaagttacagcaaataaaattattattgaaattttagattaccgattatatatactatagatcTGGAAGTGTCATTTTCAGTGTTTAttctaaaattcaaaacactaattattagaaaatagCAAGTTCTCAAACGTAAACAACTCCCTTCAATTCGTTTACACATTATCATAGTCATCAAACTAACCCTACTTTATTTCCACTATTCCGATATCCAATAATTGGAAAATGCAATTGAAGTACTACTTAATTTATTGTGTTTcagttataaaaagaaaaataaacattgtAGATACATATTCGctatgttttgaaaaaaaaaatatagttaatattaGTTTGATTTTAGAAATGAATGGTATAACATGTTCCACATTTTGAAAAAGGTAATTCTGCTATTTCTTACcactcaaaaatatataaaggcCCTGATTGGTGAaggcttttaagactttaaaagcattttaaagttttaaaagtattttatttaccaatcagacttttatgacttttttattttttttaagtttcaacaaccactttaattttttccttccttttttaaagcttcaaaatgacgctttaaaaccaacaaattttaaaacatttttttttcttcctccatCATAATTGAAAACTCTTtataaatttacttttttttatacattaattatcagcatttttttattttattttgacatcCACTTCTTTTCacaaatttcttattttaatcatcacatttgtattttcttacaattttgttattaataaaattacagccacaacttttaaagttttcttttttaacaatAGAATTTTAACAGTTAAGGTATCTACAGCCAAAGTTTCTGCAGCCAAATTTTTACAGTCAAAGTCTCTACAGCCACAAATAACAGTCGTTACCAATCGGGGCCAAAGTCTTTTACGGTTTAGAAAACATTTTGCGTTATAAACCTCTATTCTATTAAAATTACAAGTGGAAAAAAGTTATTAATCTATTGAAACTAGCTTTTCAGAATCTTATAAGTAttctataatataattttcCCAATTTAGTTTGTTCgattaacaaatttttaattattatgttattccACTATTTTATTGACATAATTGTCATTGTCAAGGTGGTAAATTAGTTTCTGGAAATCCAAATAtaaccttgatttttttgtaaaaaacaaattaattaataatatgttaATAATGATGAGTGAAGGAatgatatacaaaatatttgtattataatactataaattataagGATGGAATAAAAAACAACGAGTGAAGCAACAACAGGTGGGTCGGTCAAGAAGGAAACATAAGGCGCATGTATTATTTGAAGATAAGTGTTTACATCATCTTATTCACTTTCAGTTTTGCGTGAATTTATAAGACAGTTATAACAACAAGCAAAAAGAATCGGGGGGAAATAAATACTGGTTAAATGTCGTGCCAATAAAATTTAAGGAATCTGGCAACCTATTTATTACTATTCCGATTAAAATTCTGGTTTGtctcaatttcttttttaaatgtaatttgCTTGGAAAAAATAATGACAAGATTTAATACTacctcaaaaaccaaaaaaggttTTAATGCCTTGCACGCAACAAACTATGAGATTGAGAATCTGAGATACCGACTTaggtcttttgatttattttcttgaaaaaggGAAAACATGCAAAGGATTTATTAAGTGTGAGTCATACATTACGTATATTGTTTCATTGGATTAATAATTACAAGATTGTTATCTCATATGGagataagaaaacaattattgacaaagaaaaatggaTATGATTATTTTCTTGAGACATTAAAGTCTATTCCGGTTTAGATAATGTCATACTGTACGATTAAGCAAGAGAAACTGAAAGCTACATCacaagttttctttttgaaacGTGACGAGTAAGTAGTAGAAAAGCTTGAGTGTGAGGAAGATTCCTAGAAAAAGAACTGCTGAAGTTGTGGCCATACGTAACACAAGTCTCGGATCTTTAAGAATAAAACGATATGATCATTCAAGAATCATGATGATCTGCATGactgcatatatataatattttattgagaTCGTTAATTAATTCtatttaataattgttaattatttgaACATATGCATGTATTTGTTCGAATATCACGAAAGACATGTAGTTTACACAGCTATAAGAATTTATTTTAAGTACATCCaataaaatcagaaatataTACGTTGTTATGACGACATTGCTGCAAAAGatcttattaaaatatatgtatcagCAATGACGAATGTATtgtaacaaacaagaaaaagaaaaacaaaactttcatgTACTCTCTCGGCTTAAGCCTTCCTCGTTTGGATATAGTAttctactttatattttatcttggtTGAAACCAAATTTATCAATTAtatcagttgacaaaaaaaaagaacaaaaacagagagacatTAAGAGGTGGAAATGAGCACCACGGGCCACGGCTGTGGTGGCGTCGACGAGTTCTGGTGACAATACATcatgtgtatttttttcttgttacgtGGTTACATGATGTCTATGtctgtttaattttgttaaatgatgtttttgatataataaatatCCTTTAAGATCATAATCCGCTGTCGGATATATATTTCATACGGGAAGGAATGTAGTTTTTATTTACTGTTCTCCATATGGTAGACatcaacagtcaaacataacgTATATGTTTGaagctaaaacttttttttaactaattagAGCGTTGAAATTGAAGCATACATAATTCTAGGGTATATAAACTGAAATCAATCATACAACGAAATTattctctatttattttttaaaaaaattttacttttatatttaaaagccaTTGGTTAATTGGTTTGACTCTTTCAAGTATCCAACTTTGTTTGGATTTCATATTTCTGATGTGTAGCAGAGAAGTTAGTAGTGTGACTAGAGTATCGTTTTATGTTATTGGTCACTTCACTGTATTTTGGCTGGAAATTACTACCGAGAACGATCACATCACTTTGTCTTTATTTTGTCGTTATTTCAATAAAGATTTTAAGACTTTATTCtttcaaacatttttgttttaatcttatataagaAGAAATTCGTTTATATCTGATCCACTActattttaaatgaatataaCCGTCGATTAATCTGTTTGTTAAATTCACTAACCAAAAATTAGACATGTTGCAAAAATCGAACATTAGGAAAACACATGTTGACACATCAAGTCATTGCAGCTTCAAATTTTGCGTAACAAGTATATCAAAGGAACACTCATAGTTTTAAAACATCAGTCGCCCTAATATTTTTCTCCCATACACTATTTTCGAGGCACCATGTTCACTATTATTCTCCAACGCTGGTAGAGCTccggctcgccggcgtcgggtcTTTTTACCCTCTACGCTATTCTGCTGCTTTTTGTGTTCCCTCGTTCtcttttttaaatctttttccccttttattttcctcttttgaATCTTTATCAATCCTCGACCATTACCCTAGATTCAGTCGAAGAAGCCTTGCCCTTGCGCGCATACCGAAGGATGTGGAGTCCGGCGAACCCCATCCTCAACTATCCTCACCCAGTCCTACCGTCGAATATTTCAAAGTCCCTACACTTCTCAATTTCTCGATCCGGATTGTGCTCCGCCTCTGAAGACCCCTTTTCCGCAACATCATCTGAACCTCCCTAGGCGGCGTCGGAGTTGATGATTGACGGGAAATCTTCTAGAGCTGCGACATACCTCCGCTTTTGACTCACGGGTCAAAGACATGTCACCTTGAGAGCTTCACAGACCCATGGCCACTCCCACTAGAGAAATATAACTTTTTCTCCTCTCCGGTTAGCCGCTGCGCGATTCAACTCCCCTGGCCATCCACAACATCCACCGGATCTCTGCGGATGAGCTATGGACCCGAACTCGGTTTGTTGACACCCCAAATGGTCTTGCCCAACCTCCAAAAGCTCAGGTTCTCTCTATCTAGCCCTCTGTTATCCTATAGACTGTTCCTAGTTTGTTTGGCTATCCTTGAtgttcgaagactgcatcaGAGAATTTATTTAGCTAGTGTGTCTTGGATGTACAAAGGATATGTTGGAACTATGGTTATTGCTCAACTTATGATATTGTCGTTTGATCCCCAAATCTTGATTGATCATGTATTTATCAATTCCCCGCAATCATACCCTCCTTTGAAGCTCAGGTTGTTTGCTTATGTCCCCGTGTTTTGCCGAATACAAACTTTGTGTGGAATCCTTGATCACCATATTCATGGCAGAGAGGACCCACCTGTTTTGTTACGGCTTTACATTATTTCTTTGCACCTGTTATTGGCTTCATTGGTGAATTCTTCTGCTTTTTATTCGTCAGTGTATTACCGACTAAaaactttgtgtggaattcttgatcaccatatccatggcagagaggatccacctgTTATGTTACGGCTCTACACTTATTATTTGTGAATCCTGGTTTTACCTTCAATCCTGAAAGTTACTGCTCCTAAGTTCTTGAAGTTTCATGGCGTGCTAGGTCTGAATTCAATTGTCAAGGCTGTGGTTATGGTCTTAGAGTTTTCTCTACCAGTAACCACCCCTCAACGATTCTAGCTAACTACTTCAGGTACCACCTTGCTAAGAAAGCAATCACCAGCACCTCCCTCACCTTCTGATTTATTGCCCCCGAATCCCTGCCATGGCATTGCTTCTGCTAATGCTCCTCACTCCAGTAAGATCCTTGGCTCTGATCCTTCTACCAACGGCACTGCGTCCTTTGACCGTGATCGACTTGTCATCTCTCGAGATCCTCGATGATGTCCAATCCTGCAACCATGATCCCACATGTCTCCAACTGCTTTTTAGCACTTGTTTCATAGCTCTCATGGATTCTTGCTTGAtgtttcctttatttttgttcatatttatGGCTTTGGGGAAAGCATTTTAAACTCTGGGATACTTTATCCCCTCTTTGTAATGTTTACCCCTGGGTCTTCGGTTCGGTTTGTTTGGATTGAACCGAATAAACCCACAAATGTCGGATTTTGGTTTCGAGAGAGGAATAGGGAGTTAACCGATCGGATGCAATTAAATAGGGAATTCGGTTTCGGGTTAATCGGGTTCAGAATCTGATTTCCGATCAGTTTTCATTAACCGAGGTATAAAAGCTTATTAACACTAAACCTAATCACATTCACTCCGCAGCCAACTCTCTCAAACCCTAGTGCGACTCAAAGGCAATTCTTTCGCCGTGAACACCAAACTCCGACTCACTGACTTTTCTTCATcgtttcttctctccttctcgtaatctcttcttctgttgctcttcttcgtcttctaacAAGTATATCAGCGGTGGAAAATCAGATTTGGTGAACACTAATCCCCAAATCGAAAAGGTAGACTCTGGTTCCTTTCAATTTATGTTCTTATAATCGAAATGGTTTAAAACCCTTGGGTTTCTGTAAATTTGTAGTAGCATAATCTCGTTAATCTcggatttaaaacaaaaaaccctaaccctaaatttTTCAATTCGATTTATTTTCGAAATTTTGTTatagtttcttgatttcttctgctAGGTTGTTAAATGTACTActgttgtttttagttttgaagttttaaGCTGAAATTAACCACAACCTAGGGATGTTGTTAGTCGATTGAATTGAGTAGACTTTTCTTGATGGTAAACTTGTTTAAACTTCTCTAATGCTAAGCGTCTGTTATGCTTTGTAGATGGAGGCTGAAGATTACGACCCTAACGTCCAAAAGGATGGTGAAGTACCTGTTATCATAGAAGGAACTGCTCAGGCTGGGACTGCTCAGGCTGCAACTGCTGCGGGTGGGAATAAAAGATCAAAACCAGACCCTAGTGTACAACCTAAGGCGAAGAAGAAGTATCCTAAAAGGGCTCCGGTCTGGAAACACTTCATTCAAAGGAATGATGATGATCCATTCAGCTTCTGTAAGTATTGTCAGCAACAGGTTGGGTGTGATACGAAGCTATCATGGACTAGTGCGATGAAGGGTCACATAGAAAGATGCCAAAAGTTTAAGGATTTCAATGCGACGGAAACTCAGACTGCTTTAGGTGCTGATAAGAGGGGGGATATGAGGGTCATTAAGTATGATCCTCAGCTTTTTAGGCAGTGTACTAATCAGCTGGTTGTGATGAATGAGTTACCTCTTTCATTTGTTGAATCCGAATGGTGGAAGCGCTTTTGTTTAAACATTTTGCCTTTGACTTTCTCGAGAAGGACCTCTTCGAAGGACATAGCTGGAATGTTTctgcaagagaaagaagagttgaAACACTTGTTTGGTGTTGAGCAGGAAAGAGTTTCTCTTACGATAAATATATGGGTTTCACAAACAACCTCTGTCAACTACATGGTGGTGACTGCTCACTGGATTGATGAGAAGTGGGAAATGCAGAAAAGGATACTTAGCTTTAAGGTAGTGACTGATCACAAAGGAGACACCATTGCAGGACAgcttttggattgtttagatgAATGGGGAATTAAGAAAGTCTTCGCAGTGACTGTTGACAATGCTAAGAATAATGACAAGGGTTTGGAGGTTTTTAGAGATGAGTTGAGGCTGAGAGGAGGAGAAGCTTTAGTCGCAGATAGTGATTTCTTGCATATGAGATGCTGTGCGCACATCCTCAATCTGATAGTGGTAGATGGAATGAGAAAAGCAAAACATAGTATTGCTGCTATCCGGAATTCAGTCAAGTATGTGAGATCATCATATACAAGATTGAAGTCTTTCGCACTCAGGTGATAACTTCAAACATTTActtctgatttttatttattactttagCGTTTAGtctaacatttttgttttctcta from Camelina sativa cultivar DH55 chromosome 9, Cs, whole genome shotgun sequence encodes:
- the LOC104710969 gene encoding vacuolar protein sorting-associated protein 24 homolog 1-like; the encoded protein is MKRLMNMFKRKPDPKQKLRDWQRKLRQECRKIEHQIRDIEREERKVKKDIKDSAKRNDMATAKGLAREIVSSRRIVKRLYENKAHLNSISMHLGETVGTAITVGNISKSTEVMKLVIILMKAPDLAVTMQEFSKELTKAGVIGEFVSDAVDDTLNSEDMEEDIEEEVEKVLTAVAGDTAAKLPEAVRKGKINVPAQKVKTSREEETIAEGVDDEEELEEVRAPFAKVRS